One genomic segment of Helianthus annuus cultivar XRQ/B chromosome 14, HanXRQr2.0-SUNRISE, whole genome shotgun sequence includes these proteins:
- the LOC110904321 gene encoding elongation factor 1-alpha produces MGKEKIHISIVVIGHVDSGKSTTTGHLIYKLGGIDKRVIERFEKEAAEMNKRSFKYAWVLDKLKAERERGITIDIALWKFETTKYYCTVIDAPGHRDFIKNMITGTSQADCAVLIIDSTTGGFEAGISKDGQTREHALLAFTLGVKQMICCCNKMDATTPKYSKARYDEIVKEVSSYLKKVGYNPDKIPFVPISGFEGDNMIERSTNLDWYKGPTLLEALDQINEPKRPSDKPLRLPLQDVYKIGGIGTVPVGRVETGVIKPGMVVTFGPSGLTTEVKSVEMHHEALQEALPGDNVGFNVKNVAVKDLKRGYVASNSKDDPAKGAASFTSQVIIMNHPGQIGNGYAPVLDCHTSHIAVKFSELLTKIDRRSGKELEKEPKFLKNGDAGMVKMLPTKPMVVETFAEYPPLGRFAVRDMRQTVAVGVIKSVDKKDPTGAKVTKAAAKKGAK; encoded by the exons ATGGGTAAGGAAAAGATTCATATCAGTATTGTCGTCATCGGACATGTCGACTCTGGCAAGTCGACCACAACCGGTCACTTGATCTACAAGCTTGGTGGTATCGACAAGCGTGTGATCGAAAGATTCGAGAAGGAAGCTGCTGAGATGAACAAGAGGTCTTTCAAATACGCCTGGGTGCTTGACAAACTTAAGGCTGAGCGTGAAAGAGGTATCACCATCGATATCGCGTTGTGGAAGTTCGAGACCACCAAGTACTACTGCACAGTTATTGATGCCCCTGGACATCGTGACTTTATCAAGAACATGATTACTGGTACCTCACAGGCTGATTGTGCTGTGTTGATCATTGATTCCACCACTGGTGGTTTTGAAGCTGGTATTTCAAAAGACGGACAGACCCGTGAGCACGCGCTTCTTGCTTTCACCCTTGGTGTCAAGCAAATGATTTGCTGCTGTAACAAG ATGGATGCCACCACACCGAAGTACTCAAAGGCGAGGTACGATGAAATTGTTAAGGAAGTGTCTTCTTACTTGAAGAAGGTCGGATACAACCCCGACAAAATCCCATTTGTTCCAATCTCCGGATTCGAAGGAGACAACATGATTGAGAGGTCAACCAACCTTGACTGGTACAAGGGCCCAACCCTTCTTGAAGCACTTGACCAGATCAACGAGCCCAAGAGACCATCAGACAAGCCTCTCCGTCTCCCACTTCAGGACGTGTACAAGATCGGTGGTATTGGAACTGTGCCGGTGGGACGTGTTGAGACTGGTGTCATCAAGCCTGGTATGGTTGTCACTTTCGGACCATCTGGGTTGACCACTGAAGTCAAGTCTGTTGAGATGCACCATGAAGCTCTTCAAGAGGCTCTTCCTGGTGACAACGTTGGGTTCAATGTTAAGAACGTTGCTGTCAAGGATCTTAAGCGTGGGTATGTTGCATCGAACTCTAAGGATGACCCTGCTAAGGGTGCTGCTAGCTTCACCTCACAAGTTATCATCATGAACCACCCTGGTCAGATCGGTAACGGTTATGCACCAGTTCTTGATTGCCACACCTCCCACATTGCTGTCAAGTTCTCCGAGCTTTTGACCAAGATCGACAGACGATCTGGAAAGGAGCTTGAGAAGGAGCCTAAGTTCTTGAAGAACGGTGATGCCGGTATGGTTAAGATGCTTCCCACCAAGCCTATGGTTGTTGAGACTTTCGCTGAGTACCCACCACTCGGAAGGTTCGCTGTGAGAGACATGCGTCAAACGGTTGCTGTTGGTGTGATCAAGAGCGTTGACAAGAAGGACCCGACTGGAGCCAAGGTGACCAAGGCAGCAGCAAAGAAGGGAGCCAAGTGA